A region from the Microcoleus sp. bin38.metabat.b11b12b14.051 genome encodes:
- a CDS encoding putative CRISPR-associated protein produces MPRQIQPRLVISTVGTSLLTNQINSKKKSESDWSFCLQDNANLTEQKINPGSEIDNIIQDLKLRAEDKLNKANTIEIRETSAELNGIYGLYDDQLEKGRLDHHVLITTDTAQGKITAKIVEEFLRERRISVEVYTPAKLSTANTQDFNHGIDNLLDWIHRRVKEDKKEKNYEIYFNLVGGFKALQGCMNTFGMFYADKIIVSPQYFGETVIQASMTNQKD; encoded by the coding sequence ATGCCTCGTCAAATTCAACCTCGTTTAGTTATTTCAACTGTTGGTACAAGTTTACTTACCAATCAAATTAATAGTAAGAAAAAGTCTGAATCCGATTGGTCTTTTTGCTTGCAGGACAATGCTAATCTAACTGAACAAAAGATTAATCCTGGTTCTGAGATTGATAATATCATTCAAGACTTAAAGCTGAGGGCTGAAGATAAGCTCAACAAAGCTAATACAATCGAGATCAGAGAAACGAGTGCTGAACTGAATGGTATTTATGGCTTATATGACGATCAACTAGAAAAAGGTAGGCTAGATCATCATGTACTAATTACTACAGATACAGCACAGGGAAAAATCACAGCAAAGATTGTTGAAGAATTTTTAAGGGAGCGAAGAATTAGTGTTGAAGTGTACACCCCTGCAAAACTTTCAACAGCTAATACTCAAGATTTCAATCACGGAATTGACAATTTGCTGGACTGGATTCATAGACGAGTGAAGGAAGACAAGAAGGAAAAAAACTATGAAATATATTTCAATTTGGTAGGTGGGTTTAAAGCACTACAAGGATGTATGAATACATTTGGGATGTTTTATGCAGATAAAATAATCGTATCCCCTCAATATTTCGGGGAAACAGTTATTCAGGCATCCATGACAAACCAAAAGGATTGA